The Labeo rohita strain BAU-BD-2019 unplaced genomic scaffold, IGBB_LRoh.1.0 scaffold_116, whole genome shotgun sequence genome includes a region encoding these proteins:
- the LOC127157685 gene encoding uncharacterized protein LOC127157685 — MSTAAEEDTVWIGFMDIVPVIGTVKEAVELVLALYEGNEAVAKEKEKAIENIVKESLKKHVNKSTDKPAAAAAEFSENENVIVVRKEMITEYVMTVSKRGIKPPTPAQQKEREKRVEAIKKDMLEKIRIITPTFKGELEEELKRSKRGEHVFNNDILKFHYKVLTEFIQSHHIDNLRGYNQQAMDTLGKHTLSRSTAEDIQTNMVVHFGDDEFYVNVNALVYGVFCRALRDAMLNVLRHINPDDVKEEERTWVNYVIENMNYYQIYVDHLAKDKWIANKQTRRARVEKVRQEVAKMYSTERGLDWCKRILDRVAPWFEYRQ; from the exons ATGTCTACTGCGGCTGAAGAAGACACAGTGTGGATTGGGTTCATGGACATCGTTCCTGTCATCGGGACGGTAAAAGAGGCAGTGGAGCTGGTGTTGGCTCTGTACGAAGGGAATGAAGCAGTGgcaaaagagaaagagaaggcCATTGAAAACATTGTGAAagagtcattaaaaaaacatgtgaac AAGTCGACTGATAAACCAGCAGCAGctgcagctgaattttctgaaaatgaaaatgtgatag TGGTCAGAAAGGAAATGATCACTGAATATGTGATGACAGTTTCCAAACGGGGAATAAAACCTCCAACTCCAGCtcagcagaaagagagagagaaaagagtggAAGCTATTAAGAAGGACATGTTAGAAAAGATCCGTATCATCACTCCAACCTTCAAGGGTGAGCTGGAGGAAGAATTGAAAAGGTCAAAAAGAGGCGAACATGTCTTCAACAATGACATTCTTAAATTTCATTATAAAGTGCTGACTGAGTTTATACAAAGCCATCATATTGATAATCTACGAGGATATAATCAGCAAGCAATGGACACATTAGGCAAACACACACTTTCCCGAAGCACAGCAGAGGATATTCAGACAAACATGGTGGTTCACTTTGGTGATGATGAATTCTACGTGAACGTGAATGCACTGGTGTATGGTGTATTTTGCAGAGCACTGCGTGATGCTATGTTAAATGTGCTGCGCCACATAAATCCAGATGACGTGAAAGAAGAGGAGAGAACATGGGTGAATTATGTCATAGAAAATATGAATTACTATCAAATCTATGTGGACCATCTGGCAAAGGACAAGTGGATTGCCAATAAACAGACTAGACGGGCCCGGGTTGAAAAGGTTAGACAGGAAGTTGCAAAAATGTATAGCACAGAACGTGGGTTAGACTGGTGCAAACGCATTCTGGATAGAGTTGCACCTTGGTTTGAATATAGACAGTGA
- the LOC127157684 gene encoding gastrula zinc finger protein XlCGF49.1-like yields MSRCQTEHKDLKKSRAKKSFTCTQCGKSLRNKQSLEYHMRVHTGEKPFTCDQCGKRFSQSAHLKVHMNIHTREKLYACGQCAKTFLWALSLKTHLRVHAKEKPHSCHLCGKSFLHLQSLKVHQKIHAGVKDYMCFECERTFTTAEKLKLHQRIHTGEKPYKCSHCEQRFSRSGHLKTHERIHTGEKPHTCDQCGKSFAQKRTT; encoded by the coding sequence ATGAGTCGCTGTCAAACCGAACACAAAGATTTAAAGAAAAGCAGAGCCAAGAAATCTTTCACCtgcactcagtgtggaaagagtttgaGAAACAAACAAAGTCTTGAGTatcacatgagagttcacactggagagaaaccgttcACATGTGATCAGTGCGGGAAGAGATTCTCACAATCAGCACATCTTAAGGTACACATGAACATCCACACTAGAGAGAAACTGTACGCATGTGgtcaatgtgctaaaacatttttgtgggcTTTAAGCCTGAAGACACACCTGAGAGTTCATGCAAAGGAGAAGCCACATTCATGTCATTTGTGTGGGAAGAGTTTTTTACATCTACAAAGTTTGAAAGTGCATCAGAAAATACATGCCGGTGTGAAAGATTACATGTGTTTTGAGTGTGAAAGGACTTTTACTACAGCTGAAAAATTAAAGCTGCACCAgaggattcacactggagaaaaaccgtACAAGTGTTCACACTGCGAGCAGAGATTCAGCCGGTCAGGACATCTGAAAACACAcgagaggatccacactggagagaaaccgcaCACATGTGATCAATGCGGGAAGAGTTTTGCACAAAAAAGGACAACTTAA